AGCACGCGCGGGCCGGCACGACGGGCAATCAGGCGTTGGCCGCGGCCCGCGCCGAGGCCATCGTCGAGGGGTTGGCGCCGTCGATCTACTGCCACGCCATCGGTTACCACGGTCACGGCGCGGGCCCTCCAATCGGCATGACCGATTACCAGGAGGGGGTGCCGGTGCGCGGTGACTACGTCCTGCGGCCGAACACCTGGCACTCGATCGAGTTGAACGCCACCGTCAAGGTGCTCGAGTGGGGTGGCCAGGAAGTCCGCTTCGCCCTCGAGGAGGACGCCATCCTGCTCGAGGCCGGGTGGGACTGGGTGCTCGGCCGCCAGGAGCGCTTCCACCTCATCCGATGAGCCAGATGGCCTGACCGATTCACGATGAGCCATCGAGCGCGCGCAACTGCCCGTCCAGGGCCGCGATGGCCGCTTCGAGCATGGCGCGGTGCGCGGGGGCCCGCGCGAGCCCGAGGTCGGTGAGGGCCCGCTCGCGGGCCAGCTCGAGGCGGCGCCGCTCGGCGAGCCTCGTCCGCTCTTCCGGCCCCAACTCGGGGCGACGGTCACCGCCCCGGCGCGAGGCCTCGTCCTGCTGCGCCTCGATGTGCTTGCTCTCCCAGCCTCTCGCCATCCGATCGCCTCCGCGAACCAACGCACTGACGAGGTGAGGGAACGCTCCTCTCAGCAGCCTGCGGTTGAGGTGAGCGCGAAGGTCACCGTTGACGACAGCGATCCCGGCGCACTATTCTCGCCGGAACCCTGCGGTCGAGTCGGCCGCCCACTTCACCCGTTTCTCAGGAACTCCGCATGCTCTACCCGACTCGTGCTCTGTCAGCCGCGACGCTGGCCGTCGCGCTGCTGGCCCTGCCCCTCTCTGCCTCGGCCAACGGTGCCAAGACCACGTGGTACCTGGCAGAAGGCGCCACCTCGACGACTGGCCTCTTCGACGAGGAGATCATCGTCGTCAACCCGAACGCCTCGACGGCCAGCCTCGTGGTGACCTTCCTGCCCGAGGGGGCAGCGCCCATCATCGTGCCGCTCGCGGCGGGGCCGACGAGCCGCCTGTCGATCCCCGTGAACGCCTACGTGCCCGGGCTGCCGCACGGCACCATCGTCGAGTCGGATCAGCCGGTCGTCGTCGAGCGCACGATGTACTGGTCGCAGGCGTCTCGCCAGGCGGGCCACCACAGCAACGGCGTGACCGACCCGGAGTTGACCTGGTATCTCGCGGAAGGCGCGACGGGCTTCTTCAGCACGTTCGTGCTCATCGCCAACCCCGATCCGTCGAACACGGCCCAGGTCACGGTCACCTTCCTGCTCGACGACGGCACCACCCACTCGATCGTGCGCAGCGTCGCGCCGCGTTCCCGCCAGACGATCTTCACCAACGTCGACCCCGAGACGGCGACCGCGCTCGCCAACCGGTCGTTCTCGACCGTCGTCCAGTCGACAAACGGCGTGCGGGTGCTCGTCGAGCGGGCCATGTACTGGAACGCGCTCGGCGCGGGGCACAACGCCACGGGCGTGACCGGCACCGGCCTGACATGGCTCTTCGCCGAAGGCGTGACGAGCGCCGACTTCCTGACCTACCTGCTGATGGTCAACCCGAACGACGACCCGACGCGGGTGCGCATCACATACTACTTCGACGACCAGACGACCGCGGAGCGCTTCTACGACATCGACGCCAGGACCCGGAAGACGGTGCTCGTGAACGTCGACGGGAACGGCGGCGGTCCCGCCTTCCCGAACCACGTCTTCTCGATCAAGATCGAGAGCATCGCCTCAGGTCTCGGCCCGGCGCAGCCCATCGTGGCCGAGCGGTCCGTGTACTGGAAGAACTACCTCGAAGGCCATGCCACGGCAGGCGTCAACGAGTCGGCACTCAGCTGGGCGTTTGCCGAGGGCATCGAAGACGGCCACTACAACACGCAGTTCGACACCTACTACCTGTTCCAGAACGCCACGGGCACGACGGCGCAGGTCGAGGCGACCTTCTACCGCGAAGACGGCACGGGCGTCGTGAAGACCTTCACCATCCCGGCCAACGCGCGGCAGACCATTGGCGGCTTCCTCTACGAGGAGTTGACGAACCAGAAGTTCTCGGCGGTCTTCCGCTCGACCAACGGCGTGCCGTTCGTCGCCGAGCGGGCTGTGTACTGGAACGTCTTCACGGGCGGGCACGTCAGTTTCGGCACGCCCTGGGAGGGTGCCGCCGCGACGCCGCCGGCGCCGCCGCTGCCGACGTTCACCTCGGCGTCGGCGAACCAGGCCCCGACGAGCGGCGGCACGTCGATTGTCGTGACGGGCAACAACTTCCCGACAGGGGTCTGGGTGCTCTTCGGCGACACGCCGGCCCTTTCGGTCACCATCGTCGACAAGACGACGGCGATTGTCGTGACGCCTGGGCGGCCCGCGGGCCCGGTGAACATCACCCTGCAGTTCCCGGCGCTCGGGCTGACGGTACCGACGTCGTTCACCTTCACGTTCGTGGCTCCGCCTCCGCCGCCACCTCCGCCCCCGCCCCCGCCGCCCACGGGCGACCCGAGCACGTTCAACATCAACAACGTGACGTGGCTGCGGGGCGCGAACATCTCCGGCTTCGCCGAGACATCGAGAATTACGAGTCTCGACATCAGCATTCCAGGAACGGTGTGCACGTACTACGATGAAGCGGGTCAGTGGCCGCGCACGCCGTTTGGCGATATCGAGATCGACGGCAACGTCTGGATCATCGCCTTCATCAACGGCCAGTGGTACGCCGCGACGTGGGACTGGCTGCGGCCCGGCCAGCAGTGCAAGTTCATCCACGACTCGAACGAGTTCGCCCGGGACCAGATCGGCCAGTTCCCGATGTCCGGCAGTTGGCAGCCGGCCCAGGGCCAGTGGATCGGCTTCATGGTCTCGACCCGCGCGCGCGATTACGTGGGTCCGGGCCAGCGGCGGACGAACGTCGCGTGGGTCCGTTGGCAGTGGCCGTAAGCGCGAGGCGGCTCGCCTGACCGAAGTCCGTAGCGCCGGGGCTGAAGCCCCGGCGCTACACCTTTCGGCTTCGGCGCTACGGTCGTACGTTCTCCCTCTCACCCTGCTCTCATGCGGCTGTGCTACAAGCTCGGCCCATGAGACACGCGTGGAGTGCGCTCTCGATCGCGGCGTTCGTCGTCGGTCCCGCCGCCACGGCCGCGGCCGACCCGCCCGCACCGTCCGTATCATTGGCGTCGTTCTCGATGGCGCGGCAGCCCGGCACCGCGCCGACGGCGCTGACGCTCGAAGCCGTGCTCGAGCGCGTCCTGCGTGAGTCGCCAATCCGCCGGGCGGCCGCAGCGCTCGTCGACGGCGCCAGCGACGCCGTGCCGCTGGCCGCGCGGCTCCCCAACCCGCTGCTCGAGCTGCGCCAGGAGAACTGGAACTTTGGATCGAGCGGCGCGAGCGATCCCTTGCTCGATGCCTTCGCGGTCGTCACCCAGCCCATCGAACTCGGCGGCAAGCGTGCGGCGCGCCGGCAGCTCGCCGAAGCCGAGCGGTCGATGACCGAGGCCGGGCTCGCCGACGTCGAGCGGCAGCTGTCGCTGGCCGTGGTCGACCGGTACGTCCAGGCGGTGCGCCTGCGCGAGTGGACCGTCACGCTCGCCGACGAGCGCGACAGCCTGCAGGAGCTGACCGACGTGATGCGCCGCCGCGTCGACGAGGGTGCCGCGGCCGAAGCCGACCATCGCAAGCTCGAGGCCGAGCTGACGCGCGTCGACGCCGAGCTGCTCCGCGCCCAGTTGGGTCTCGACGCGGCCCTGCTGGCGCTCGAAGCGCTGCTTGCCGACGGCACGCCCGTGGAGCCCGCCGCGCTCGTCGTACCGGCCCCGCCAGCCGTACCCGCCGTTCTGCCAGAGGCGACGCTCGACGAGGCGGTCGAACGGGCTCCGGCGGTGACCCTGGCGCGGGCCCGCGCCGAACGTGCAGCCCGGCAGCTGCGGCTCGAGCGCGCCGTGCGCGTGCCCGACCTGCAGGTCTCGGGTGGCTACAAGCGGACCGACGGCGCACACACCGGTGTCGTCGGGGTCGTGCTGCCGGTGCCCCTGTTCGACCGCAACGGCGTGGCCATCGCGCGCGCGAGTGGCGAGGCGCGCGCAGCCGACCTCGGTCTCGAGGGCGCGCGCCGCGAGGCCCGCGCCGACCTCCAGGCCACGCTGCGCGCGGCGCGCTCGCTTGCCAGCCGGTCGACCCGGACGCCCTCGGAACTCGCCGCCCCGGCCGAGGTCGTGCGCCGGGCCGCCCGGGCCCTGTTCCGCGAGGGTTCGGGCGACGTGCTCCACCTCGTCGACGCCGAACGCGTGTACGCGACGGCCCAACGTGAGGCTCTGGCACTCACCCTCGATGCCGTGGTGGCATCGGCGCGCGCCCGCCTCGCTCTCGGAGAGTCGTTGATCCCATGACCTCGAGCGACACCACCCCGTCGACCACCCGCCTTCCCCTTGTCGTCGCGGCCGGCCTCGGCGTCGGCGTCCTTTTCCTGGCCTGGTGGCTCTCGCGCCCGGACGCCGGTTTCGACGCCCCGCCGGTGTACGAGGCCGAGCTGACCGACGACGGCGCCGTGATCCTGCCCCCTGAGATGATCGCGGCGGCAGGATTGGTGGTCGTCGACGTCGAGTCGGACACCCGGCCCGACACCTTCGAGGCCACCGCGCTCGTCGCCCTCGACGAGGCCCGCACGGCGAGGATTGGCTCGCTCGTCGAAGGCGTGGTGTCGGCGACCTACCGTGAGGTGGGAGCGCGCGTCGCAGCCGGCACGGTGCTCGCCGCCATCCACAGCCACGTGGTCCACGACGCCTGGGCCGGCTACCGCAAAGCCGTCGCCGACCGTCGTCGCCTGGCCAATGAGGTCTCGTACGCCACGCAGGCCGAGGCGCGCGCCACGCGTCTGTTCGCGGATCGCGCCGTCTCGACCCAGGCGGTCGAACGCGCGCAGGCCGATCGCCTGGCCGCCGAGGAGCAGCTCGTCGCCGCCGATGCCGAGGTCCGCCGTGCGACCGACGAGCTCGAGCACCTCGGCATCGACGCGACCGCCGACGCGACCAGGGAGGACGTCGACCGGGTACCCGCCCGCGCGCCGATCGGCGGGGTGGTCCTCGAACGGCTCGTGACGCCGGGAACGGCCGTCACCCCGGGGACACCCCTCTTCGTCGTGAGCGACATCGCCAGCGTGTGGGTCCTGGCCGAGATCGACGAGCGCCGCATCGCGCAGGTGGCGCTCGGGCAACCTGCGGTCGTCCGGGTCTCGGCCTATCCCGACGACGCGTTCGCCGGGCGCGTCACCTTCGTCGGCGACACGGTGAACCCCCGCACGCGCCGCGTGCTCGTCCGCTGCGAGGTCCCGAACCCCGAAGGCCGGCTCAAGCCCGAGATGTTCGCCACGGTGACGCTCGGCTCGGGCGAGCCCCGCACGGTCGTCACCGTCCCGGCCGTCGCGGTTCACGACCTCGAGGGCCACGCCGTGGTGTTCGTCGAAGAGGCCCCCGGCCGGTTTCGACCGCGGCGCGTGGTGATCGCGACCGAGCGGAACGGGCGCGTCGACGTGATCGACGGCCTCGGTCGCGGCCTGCGGGTCGCGACGACCGGAAGCTTCCTCGTCAAGTCGGAGCTGCTGCGCTCCGCGCTCGTGGAGGACTAGTCGCGATGGGCCTCGTCGAGCGATTCGTCGCTGCCGCGCTGCGGCAGCGGTTCTTCGTCCTCCTGTGCGTCGCGGCCCTCGTCGTGACGGGCATCGTGGCGGTCCGCGACCTGCCCGTCGAGGCGTTTCCGGACCTCACGAACAACCAGGTCGTGGTGGTGATCGACGCCGAGGGCATGGCGGCTCCCGAGGTCGAACAACGCATCACCTACCCGGTCGAGACCGCCCTGATGGGGACGCCCGGCGCCCAGGAAGTGCGTTCGATCTCCAAGTTCGGCCTCTCCATCGTCACCGTCGTCTTCGAGGACCGCGTCCCGGTGTACTTCGCGCGCCAGCTCGTGACGGAGCGGCTGGCCGACGCGCGCGGCCGTCTCCCGGAGGGGCTCGAGCCCGTGCTCGGCCCGGTGGCCACCGCCTTCGGCGAGATCTACCAGTACCTCGTCGAGGGCGAGACGGCCGACGCGATGCAGCGCAAGACGCTGCACGACTGGGAGATTCGCAACCGGCTGCGTGGCGTGCGCGGCGTGAGCGAGATCAACTCGTGGGGCGGCCTCACCCAGCAGTACCACGTCGTGGTCGACCCCGTTCGGCTCGACAAGTTCGGGCTCGCCCTCGGCCAGGTGATCGACGCCATCGCGCGGAACAACGTGTCGTTCAGCGGCGGGTTCATCGAGCACCGCGGCGAGCGCGTCACGGTGCGCGGCCTTGGCCTCGCCACGGGCGAATCCGACATCGAACGGGTCGTGCTCGCCGCGGCCGACGGCGCGCCCGTCTTCGTCGGCGACGTGGCCACCGTGCGAACCGGGCCGATGCCCCGGCAGGGAGCCGTGACCCGCGACGGCCGGGGCGAGACCGTCTCGGGCATGGTGATCATGCTGAAGGGCGAGAACGGCCGCGACGTCGCCGAGCGCGTCAAGGTCCGGGTCGAGGAAATCCAGAAGACGCTCCCCGCCGGCCTCTCGATCGTGCCGTTCTACGATCAGACCGAGGTCATCAACCGCACGGCACGCACCGTCCGCACCAACCTCCTCGAGGGCTCGCTGCTCGTCGTCGCCGTGCTGCTCGTCTTCCTGCGCGACATCCGCGCCGCGCTCATCGTCGCCGCGGTGATCCCGCTCTCGATGCTCGCCGGCTTCGTCGGCATGCGCGTCTTCGGCGTGTCGGCCAACCTCATGTCGCTCGGCGCCATCGACTTCGGCCTGATCGTCGACGGCGCCGTCGTGATGATGGAGAACTTCGTCAGGCGCCGGGCGCACGCGCCGCCCGAGATGTTCGACGGCCCGCGCGAGCACCGCGCCGCGGTACGCCGGCAGGTGTTCACGTCGGCCGCCGTCGAGGTCGCCCGCCCCGTCCTCTTCGGCGTCCTCATCATCATCGCCGTCTACCTGCCGATCTTCACGCTCGAGGGGCTCGAGGGCAAGATGTTCCGGCCGATGGCGATCACGGTCTGCTCGGCACTCTTCGGCGCGCTGGTGCTCGCGCTCACCGCCGTCCCCGTCGCCTCGTCGTGGTTGCTCAAGATGGGAGGCGGAGGGCACCAGGAGGACCGCTGGTTCGTCAGGCTCCGCGAGCGGTACGTCGGTCACCTCGAGGACGCGATGAACCACCGTCCGCGCACGCTGGGGGTCGCGGCCGTGGTCGTCACCGCGGCCGTCGCCTCCATCCCGTTTCTCGGCACGGAGTTCATGCCGCGGCTCGACGAGGGCGCGATCCTGGTCGAGACGCGGAAGCTGCCGTCGGTGTCGATCGACGAGTCGGTCGCCATCTCCACCCAGGTCGAGTCGCTGCTGGCTCCCATGCCGGAGGTACGCCAGATCGTGACGAAGCTCGGGCGTCCCGACCTCGCGACCGAGGCCATGGGGATCTATCAGGGCGACGTGTACGTCAACCTCCACCCGGCCGACCGGTGGCCGCGTTTCAAGACCAAGGAGGCGCTCGTCGACGAGATGGCCGCGCGCCTGTCGGCCATCCCGGGCCTCAGCGTCAACTTCACCCAGCCAATGGCGATGCGGCTCGACGAGGTGGTGTCGGGTGTCAAGGCGGACGTCGCCGTGAAGATCTTCGGCCCCGACACCGGCGAGCTGGAACGTCTCGGCGAGGAGATCCGCCAGGCGCTCGAACGGGTGCGCGGGGCCGCCGACGTGCAGGTCGAGGTCCTCTCCGGCGCCGCGCAGATCGAGATCGTCGTCGACCGGGAGGCCACGGCGCGGTTCGGGCTCAACGTCACCGACGTGCAGCAGTTCGTCGAGGCCGCCGTCGGCGGCATCACCGCGACCGAGCTGCTCGACGGCGCCCGGCGTTTCGCGGTCGTCGTCAAGCTGCCGGAGGAGTACCGGCGCGACAAGGCCGCCATCGGGGCCCTGCTCCTCACGGCGCCGGGCGGCGAACGCGTGCCCCTGTCGCGCGTCGCGCGCATCGAGCAGACCCGCACGCCCGAGACGATCTCGCACGAGAACGGCGAGCGACGGCTCGTCGTCCAGGCCAACGTGCGCGGCCGGGACATCGGCGGGTTCGTCGGTGACGCGCGGCGGGTCGTCGAGGCGGTCCGCCTCCCGAGCGGTTACTACCTCGACTGGGGCGGCCAGTTCGAGAACCAGCAGCGCGCCATGGCGCGCCTCGCCATCGTCGTTCCCCTGTCGCTCGCGATCATCTTCGTGCTGCTCTTCGTCACGTTCAACCGCGTCAGACAGGCCGCGCTCATCATCCTCAACGTGCCGTTCGCACTCGTCGGCGGCGTGGGTGCCCTCTGGATTCGCGGACTGACCCTCAATCTCTCGGCCTCGATCGGCTTCATCGCGCTCTTCGGCGTCGCCGTGCTGAACGGGGTCGTGATGATTGCGGCGATCAACGGCCTGCGGGCCGAGGGACGCGGGCTGCGTGAGTCCATCCTCGACGGTGCCGGCACCCGGCTCAAGCCGGTGCTGATGACGGCCCTCGTCGCGTCGCTCGGCTTCGTCCCGATGGCGCTCTCGCAGGGCGCGGGCGCCGAAGTCCAGCGTCCCCTGGCCACGGTCGTGATCGGGGGGCTCATCACCTCGACGCTGCTGACCCTGATCGTCCTGCCCACGCTGTATGAGATCATCGAGCGGCGAGCGGCCCGGCGCGCCTCCTGAGGGCGCGGCGGCGCAGGCCGGGGGAAGGATGCGCCTGCTGCTGGTGGAAGACGACCCGAAGATCAGCCACTTCCTCGTGAAGGGCCTGCGCGAGGACCAGCACCTCGTCGACCTCGTCGAGGACGGGCTGCGCGCCGAGGAACAGGCCTCGGTCGAGGCCTACGACGCCATCCTGCTCGACGTGATGCTGCCCGGCCTCGACGGCTTCACCGTCTGCCGGCGGCTGCGGGCGCAGGGGGTCGATACGCCGATTCTCGTCATCACGGCCCGTGATGCCGTGCACGAACGGGTCGAGGGCCTCGACGCCGGCGCCGACGACTACCTCGTGAAGCCGTTCGCCTTCGACGAACTGCTCGCCCGTCTGCGCGCGCTGACCCGCCGCGGCCGCACGCGGCACCTCTCGGCCGAGCTGCGCTACGGGCCCATCGCCATCCTGCAGCACGACCATCTCGTGCACCTCGATGACGTGCCGGTCGCGCTCACCGCCACCGAGTACCGGCTGCTCGAGTACCTCGTCCGGCGCGCCGAGTGCATCGTCTCCCGCGACCAGCTGGCCTCGCACGTGTGGGGCGACGGGGTCGACCGCGCCTCGAACGTGACCGACGTCTACATCGGATACCTGCGCCGCAAGCTCGGTCGGCACGGCGCCATGATTCAAACCGTGCGGGGGCTGGGGTACCTGCTCAAGGCCCCCCTCTCCCCCGCACCGGCCGACGCGTCGTGACGCCTGACGGCCCACGGCTGTCGTTCCGCACCCGCCTGACGCTCCGGTGGACGCTCGCCTTCGGGGTGGTGCTGGCCCTGGCCAACCTCGCCATCTACCTCGGCGCGCGCGCCTACCTGTACCTCGATGTCGACGCGAAGGTCCGCACGCTGGGCGCGACCGAGCTCGCCTCGGCCATCGACGAGTCGGGCGGCGTGCACCTGCACGACTTTCCCGTCGAGGCCTTCGGTGACAACGAGTACGCCGACAAGTTCAGTCAGCTGTTCGATGCGCGCGGGGCGCTGCTGATGCACTCGCCCGGCCTCGACGGGGTTGCAGGTCTGCTGGCGCCGGAGACGATGGCCGAAGCCCTCGACCGGCGCGCACCCCTCGTCAGCGTCGTGGTCCACGGGCGCCACGGCCGCATGGTCGGGCTCCGGGCCGACTACGAGGGCGAGCCGTACGTCGTCGCCGTGGGCCTCTTCACCGACCCTCTCGAGCGGCACCTCGTGAAGCTGGCGTGGTTCCT
The DNA window shown above is from Acidobacteriota bacterium and carries:
- a CDS encoding response regulator transcription factor, with amino-acid sequence MRLLLVEDDPKISHFLVKGLREDQHLVDLVEDGLRAEEQASVEAYDAILLDVMLPGLDGFTVCRRLRAQGVDTPILVITARDAVHERVEGLDAGADDYLVKPFAFDELLARLRALTRRGRTRHLSAELRYGPIAILQHDHLVHLDDVPVALTATEYRLLEYLVRRAECIVSRDQLASHVWGDGVDRASNVTDVYIGYLRRKLGRHGAMIQTVRGLGYLLKAPLSPAPADAS
- a CDS encoding efflux RND transporter periplasmic adaptor subunit, producing the protein MTSSDTTPSTTRLPLVVAAGLGVGVLFLAWWLSRPDAGFDAPPVYEAELTDDGAVILPPEMIAAAGLVVVDVESDTRPDTFEATALVALDEARTARIGSLVEGVVSATYREVGARVAAGTVLAAIHSHVVHDAWAGYRKAVADRRRLANEVSYATQAEARATRLFADRAVSTQAVERAQADRLAAEEQLVAADAEVRRATDELEHLGIDATADATREDVDRVPARAPIGGVVLERLVTPGTAVTPGTPLFVVSDIASVWVLAEIDERRIAQVALGQPAVVRVSAYPDDAFAGRVTFVGDTVNPRTRRVLVRCEVPNPEGRLKPEMFATVTLGSGEPRTVVTVPAVAVHDLEGHAVVFVEEAPGRFRPRRVVIATERNGRVDVIDGLGRGLRVATTGSFLVKSELLRSALVED
- a CDS encoding CusA/CzcA family heavy metal efflux RND transporter; protein product: MGLVERFVAAALRQRFFVLLCVAALVVTGIVAVRDLPVEAFPDLTNNQVVVVIDAEGMAAPEVEQRITYPVETALMGTPGAQEVRSISKFGLSIVTVVFEDRVPVYFARQLVTERLADARGRLPEGLEPVLGPVATAFGEIYQYLVEGETADAMQRKTLHDWEIRNRLRGVRGVSEINSWGGLTQQYHVVVDPVRLDKFGLALGQVIDAIARNNVSFSGGFIEHRGERVTVRGLGLATGESDIERVVLAAADGAPVFVGDVATVRTGPMPRQGAVTRDGRGETVSGMVIMLKGENGRDVAERVKVRVEEIQKTLPAGLSIVPFYDQTEVINRTARTVRTNLLEGSLLVVAVLLVFLRDIRAALIVAAVIPLSMLAGFVGMRVFGVSANLMSLGAIDFGLIVDGAVVMMENFVRRRAHAPPEMFDGPREHRAAVRRQVFTSAAVEVARPVLFGVLIIIAVYLPIFTLEGLEGKMFRPMAITVCSALFGALVLALTAVPVASSWLLKMGGGGHQEDRWFVRLRERYVGHLEDAMNHRPRTLGVAAVVVTAAVASIPFLGTEFMPRLDEGAILVETRKLPSVSIDESVAISTQVESLLAPMPEVRQIVTKLGRPDLATEAMGIYQGDVYVNLHPADRWPRFKTKEALVDEMAARLSAIPGLSVNFTQPMAMRLDEVVSGVKADVAVKIFGPDTGELERLGEEIRQALERVRGAADVQVEVLSGAAQIEIVVDREATARFGLNVTDVQQFVEAAVGGITATELLDGARRFAVVVKLPEEYRRDKAAIGALLLTAPGGERVPLSRVARIEQTRTPETISHENGERRLVVQANVRGRDIGGFVGDARRVVEAVRLPSGYYLDWGGQFENQQRAMARLAIVVPLSLAIIFVLLFVTFNRVRQAALIILNVPFALVGGVGALWIRGLTLNLSASIGFIALFGVAVLNGVVMIAAINGLRAEGRGLRESILDGAGTRLKPVLMTALVASLGFVPMALSQGAGAEVQRPLATVVIGGLITSTLLTLIVLPTLYEIIERRAARRAS
- a CDS encoding TolC family protein produces the protein MRHAWSALSIAAFVVGPAATAAADPPAPSVSLASFSMARQPGTAPTALTLEAVLERVLRESPIRRAAAALVDGASDAVPLAARLPNPLLELRQENWNFGSSGASDPLLDAFAVVTQPIELGGKRAARRQLAEAERSMTEAGLADVERQLSLAVVDRYVQAVRLREWTVTLADERDSLQELTDVMRRRVDEGAAAEADHRKLEAELTRVDAELLRAQLGLDAALLALEALLADGTPVEPAALVVPAPPAVPAVLPEATLDEAVERAPAVTLARARAERAARQLRLERAVRVPDLQVSGGYKRTDGAHTGVVGVVLPVPLFDRNGVAIARASGEARAADLGLEGARREARADLQATLRAARSLASRSTRTPSELAAPAEVVRRAARALFREGSGDVLHLVDAERVYATAQREALALTLDAVVASARARLALGESLIP
- a CDS encoding IPT/TIG domain-containing protein, producing MLYPTRALSAATLAVALLALPLSASANGAKTTWYLAEGATSTTGLFDEEIIVVNPNASTASLVVTFLPEGAAPIIVPLAAGPTSRLSIPVNAYVPGLPHGTIVESDQPVVVERTMYWSQASRQAGHHSNGVTDPELTWYLAEGATGFFSTFVLIANPDPSNTAQVTVTFLLDDGTTHSIVRSVAPRSRQTIFTNVDPETATALANRSFSTVVQSTNGVRVLVERAMYWNALGAGHNATGVTGTGLTWLFAEGVTSADFLTYLLMVNPNDDPTRVRITYYFDDQTTAERFYDIDARTRKTVLVNVDGNGGGPAFPNHVFSIKIESIASGLGPAQPIVAERSVYWKNYLEGHATAGVNESALSWAFAEGIEDGHYNTQFDTYYLFQNATGTTAQVEATFYREDGTGVVKTFTIPANARQTIGGFLYEELTNQKFSAVFRSTNGVPFVAERAVYWNVFTGGHVSFGTPWEGAAATPPAPPLPTFTSASANQAPTSGGTSIVVTGNNFPTGVWVLFGDTPALSVTIVDKTTAIVVTPGRPAGPVNITLQFPALGLTVPTSFTFTFVAPPPPPPPPPPPPPTGDPSTFNINNVTWLRGANISGFAETSRITSLDISIPGTVCTYYDEAGQWPRTPFGDIEIDGNVWIIAFINGQWYAATWDWLRPGQQCKFIHDSNEFARDQIGQFPMSGSWQPAQGQWIGFMVSTRARDYVGPGQRRTNVAWVRWQWP